The sequence TTATCTGATGAGTTGAGTATACGTTCAATCAGTTGAGATGCTTCATCCACCTTACTTACCTGAGTCTGAGTACCGCTACTCATCTCACCTGTGGCTGAAGCTATTTCAGAAGTACTTCTACTCATCTCCTCACCTGAAACCAGCATTTCATTGGCAGATTCCTCTACTACATCAGTTGTAGACTTTATACCTGTCAAGAGTTCATTAAGTTGATGTATCGCCTTATTCAAATCTCCTGTAAGTAGTCTAACATCTCCTTTACTCTCTTCCGCATACCGAACTGTCAAGTCTCCATCAGCAAGCTTATTTACCATTGAATTAATGTTCAGAATTGGTTTTGAAATTGAGTCAAGCAAATAGTTGATAGATTCACCTAACTCCTTCCAGATTCCTTCTTTCCTTGATGTATTAATTCTTGAATCCAATTTACCAAGATCTCCAGCCTCATAAAGCACTTTTTGAGTTTCCTCCAATACAGTTAAGAGGTTGGTTCTCATATGGACAAGACTAGTACCTAAAACATTTTCCTCATCAAAATGATCATACACTCCTGCCAGATTACCCTTTTGAATTTCCTTCGCAAAACCTATGTAGCGAGAAGTTGAATCAATTAAGTGATTCAAAGCAAATATCATTTCCCCCAACTCATCTTCCCTTTTTTCTTCAATAGGCTTCACTACTCTGCCAATAGATAATGAATTCAATCGTTCCTTGACGGTATCCAAGACAGAAACTACTCGATTGCTAAAATGCCATCCGATGTAAAGACCTAAAATCAAAAGGCCCAGTGAAATCATTACTATTTTAAGTCCAATACTGGATAGTTGATCATCCAATTGTTTTCTTTTTAATATGACAGCCTCATCAATGGAATCAGTGTATATACCTGATGAAATCACCCAATTCATAGGCTTAAACAACTTGGAGTAAGACAGCTTGGAATAGACTTTATCCTCATCAGGCTTGACCATATAATAATCTACAAAAGCATCACTATTAGCCAATGATTGTTCCACGCGCTCTTGGTAAAGGTTTTTGCCTTCTTTTCCTTCAACCACATTATACTTTTCATCACTCATCACTTTCCCTTTGTTCTGAGGTTTTGCAGCATGCATAATCATGGTCGGATAAGGAAGTTGCGTATCAGTAATCCAGAAATAACCTTCTTTTCCATCAAATCGAATAGTGGACAATACATCCAAGGCTTCATCTATTGCTTCCGGATTTGTAATTGAATTAGCATGAGCCCTTTCAATTATTCCGTAAGCCAAATCCACTACATTTTGCAAGCGAGATTCTGCTTTGCTAACCTCCTCTTGTCTAAAACTTTCAATGTCGGCATCACTCTTCGTCTGAATACTGTAAATAGCTATCGAACTAATGACAAGCGTTGTTATCAATAGTATTCCGCCAATAAAAATTGCTATTCTAAGTCTTAAGTTCATCTATTTGAATTTCGTCACTTCGACGACATTAGTCATGATTTTTGTCTCAATATAATAGATAAATAAAAAATTCAGTCCGTGATATATTCCGAAGGGCCTATTTTATAGACTAACACCCCAATATCATAGACGTCAGCAAAAGGCTATGTGAATCAAAATGCTATTTTTGCCAACATTGCTCTCGGAAAACAAGCCCAAATCACTAAAGATTATATGTCTTATTCAATATCGAAGCTTATAACAAAAAAGCTAACCCCCGTTTTTTTGTTTCAAGTTTTTGTCTTTACTGCCAATTCACAAGATAAATTCAATCTGAGCTTAGAGTTCAGACCAAGATCTGAATACCGTGACGGATACAGGACGTTAAGTGAGCCTGATGAAAAGGGTGTGTTCCTCACTACTCAGAGAACAAGGTTGAATGCTTCCTACATCGATAAAAATAAAATTGAATCGTTTATTTCTTTTCAAGACATTCGAACGTGGGGACAGTTTGATTTGAATACCACATCTTCAACAATCAATCTCTATCAAGCTTGGGTCAAATTCAGTATCGTAGATAAATTAAGTCTTAAAATAGGTCGCCAGGAATTTGAATATGATGATCTGAAAATTCTAAGCAATAGCACATGGAGATTGCAAGCCCGTTCTCATGACGCAGCTCTTTTGGAGTGGCAAAGCTCTGACTCCACATTCAAGGTGCACTTAGCCGGTGGTGTCAATAATGAGGAACAAGTATTGTTTCAAGATGTATACGATGTAGGTAATTACTACAAAAACATGGGCATGATATGGCTCAATAAGAAACTAGCTACCACCGAAATTTCTGTTCTTTTCCTTGATTTAGGTCAGCAGCTAGCAGATACTTCAATCAATCACTTCAGAACTATTGGTCTATATGGTGTGCAAGAGATAGGCAATATGAAGCTTACGGGAAGCTTTTATTTACAAAGAGGAAGAAATCAAGGGGACCAAAAGGTCACATCCAGTATGGCTGCATTACAGTTGAAGATTCCTGTTAATGCAAAAATTAGTGTCACACCAGGGTTTGACTTGCTTTCGGGCACGAGCGCAGAAAACTTGCAAGACCCAACATACAATGAAACAAATACCTTTATCCCACTGTATGCCAGAAGGCACAGGTATTTTGGAATACAAGACATGTTTTATGCTGGAGGCTTTAATGTACCTGGCGGGTTAGCTGACTACTTTGCCAAGTTTTCATATAAAGTATCTAATAAGTGGAATACTGCTGTGCACGTTCATTCTTTTTCTACTCAAGAAAGCCTTTTTGATGTGGAAAACAACGTTATCACAGACAATAAACATCTTGGGTACGAGATAGATACATTCATTAATTATCAACCCTACAAAAGTCTAAAATTGGGGTTTGGCTACAGCCATTTCCTAGCTACGGAAAGCATGCGCATACTCAAGCAACGAGGTGATGAAAACGAAATCGCCCATTTTGCCTATTTACAACTTTCTTATTCGCCAACACTATTTAGTAAGTAGCTGGTTTTGACTACTCTTGAAGAGTTTAACTTTAAATTTCATTAGCATTGCTAAACATTGACAGCCAACAATCAAGCTGATTATACCGCAAGACTATAAATAGCAGCCTCCCCTCCTGCTATAGGATATAGTATAGAACAGCTAAAAATTTTAACAAAAACAAGGACCATTAAACAAATGACTTTAAGGGTCTTTCCTAAAAAATTCTAAAATGAAAATATTTACAATACATAAGAAGTATACCTTCTTATCAATTCTATTATTAATAACGACTAATATTTTGTGCCAAGTCCCAAAGAAATCAGAGTCAATTTCAATTAATGGAAAAAGTCTATACTATGAAGTATATGGACAAGGTTCACCTCTAGTGTTTCTTCACGGATATAGTTTATCCTCTACTTCATGGAAGCCATATGTCTCCGATTTTGAAAAGGAATACGAAGTATACCTTATTGATTTAACAGGTCACGGAAACTCAGATCCTTTCAAAGAGGATCTATCCATACAAAGTGTTGCTAACGATCTTAATTCCTTAATCCAATACTTAGAATTGCAAAAAATTAAAGCTATCGGATTCAGTTTTGGTGGTGATGTCCTTTATCAACTTGCATTGAATAACGCAAACCTGATAGAATCAATGATCACGATTGGTGCTGTCGGAACATGGGACATCAATAACTTCTCACAATATCAGGAACAATTCACTTTTGAAAATCGAGATAATTTCCCGTGGTTAAAAACCTCACATAAAAGTGATACTCACATCAAGGGAATCATGGATCAATTCAAGAATTACACGATCTTTTTAAGTGATGAAGAACTCAGAAACATCCAATCGGAGGTTCTCATTATGATGGGAGATGATGATGAAGGAATGGATTTTGATGAAGTTGCTAGAGTGAAAAAACATCTTCCTAAATCAGATTTTTGGATTCTCCCGAATGTCTCTCATGGAGCACATGAAGGTGAGAATAAAGGAGAGTTTGTTTTAAAGGCTAAATCGTTTCTTTCCAAGAATACACCTGCAGGCAAAGAATAGATTCAATACTTCATTTTGTTATACACTATGATTCATTCTACGCTTGTTTTAGTCAATTCCACGAAAACGACACAATCATATTAAATAAGTAACGTATGTGCTGATTTTAACCTAAAAGAGTATTCATATCTAGATTTGATAAGTTTTAATCTTTCTTGTAAGATTCTTTTGAGTTCTCACATTTTCTAAACACCAGAATTTAGTAGATCAAAATGAAAAGCAACTTAGATAAAACACCAATTCTATTCCTCTCATTGATATTGATTTTTGCTTCATCAAGCAAAGCTCAAAGTGTCATAAAGAAGATTGATGATACGGACATTGCAATAGAAGCATTGGATAAAAAAATTCAATCACTTCAAAAAGAGGCTAATGTTCATGGATTAACAATATCAATTATTACAAGGGATGAAATTCTTTTCCAGAAGGCCTACGGAGCACGAAACATAAAAGAGGATATTCCTTTGAAAATCTCAGACAATTTTTATGGTGCTTCACTTAGCAAACCTTTGTTTGCCTATATCGTGATGAATCTAGCAGAAGAAAGAATTATAGATCTTGATAAACCGCTTGTTGAGTATCTAGATAAACCTCTAAGTGAATACAAATTTCAAGAAAGTTATGAAGGCTACCAAGATTTAGCTAATGATTCACGAAGAACACTTATTACAGCACGTATGTGTTTATCACATTCTTCTGGTCTCCCGAACTGGAGGTATATAGGCAAGTATGGGATAAACATGGAAAAAGAATTGGAAATAGAATTTAGCCCAGGCTCATACTATAGCTATTCAGGAGAAGGCATCCAACTCCTTCAGTTTGTAATAGAACAGGTCTCCGGTAAACCTTTAGAGGAACTAGCCAAAAAATATGTTTTTGAGCCTTTTGGAATGAATATGTCAAGTTTTGTGTGGCAAGAAAAATTTGAAGGCAATTACGCAGTAGGCCATTTTAAGAAGAAAAAAGTTCTTGGAAGAAAGAAAAGGAATCGTGAATACGCAGCGGGTAGTATGGAAACTACACCACAGGATTATGCTAGGTTCATTCAGGCTATGCTTAATAATGGAAACTTAAGTAAGGAGTCATTTGAAGAAATGACATCCTCACAAATTGAAATAACCTCAACTCAGCAGTTTGGAACTAATAGATTTAAAAACACAGAAGCTAATAAAGATATTGAACTGAGCTATGGGTTAGGCTGGGGTATCTATACAACTCCATACGGGAAGGCAGTATTCAAAGAGGGTCATATCAGCGGTTGGGAACATTATACTGCATTCTATCCTGAAAACAACATCGCAATTATTTTAATGACCAACAGCTCAAACGGTGAGAGTGTGTTTAAGGAGATACTCGAAATAGCGATTGGTGATTCTTGGCTTCCGTGGTATTGGCAGAACTATTTTCCATACAATCATGAAAAAAGTCAATAGACTTTAGCTTGAACTCCAACTCGAGAGCTATAGAGGTTTGAACGAAATCAAAAACCTACTAGATTAGTGATCTATATATAAAAAGGATATGTGACATTGTCACATATTCGGATGTTGTGGAGCATTGCGCTATGAAAAAAGAGATTACAGTTTGCAGCGAGTGTAACAGTGAATACTACACTGATTCATCAAAAATGGTAAAACTCTGTCCGAACTGTTCCCACTTCCTCTACAGTTATGAGAATTGTGAACATCAATTTCAGAATGATCGGTGTAGCAAATGCCACTGGGACGGATCCGTGACAGAATACATTAAATCGTTGATAAACTAATGAAAGAATCAAGTAGAACTGCTCCGTATGTTTGCTTCTCCTGCAGGAAACAATTCGAGCGGAATTGGGATTTCAACACTAACTTCAAAAAGTGTCCAGAATGTGGTGAAACGACAGTAAGATATGACCATAAATTCAGGGTTCCGAAACGGACAGATGATGCTCAATGGAAGAAAGTAGAATTTCTAAGAGATCATGGATTCTATTTTCAGAGAGTT is a genomic window of Marinobacter alexandrii containing:
- a CDS encoding serine hydrolase, producing the protein MKSNLDKTPILFLSLILIFASSSKAQSVIKKIDDTDIAIEALDKKIQSLQKEANVHGLTISIITRDEILFQKAYGARNIKEDIPLKISDNFYGASLSKPLFAYIVMNLAEERIIDLDKPLVEYLDKPLSEYKFQESYEGYQDLANDSRRTLITARMCLSHSSGLPNWRYIGKYGINMEKELEIEFSPGSYYSYSGEGIQLLQFVIEQVSGKPLEELAKKYVFEPFGMNMSSFVWQEKFEGNYAVGHFKKKKVLGRKKRNREYAAGSMETTPQDYARFIQAMLNNGNLSKESFEEMTSSQIEITSTQQFGTNRFKNTEANKDIELSYGLGWGIYTTPYGKAVFKEGHISGWEHYTAFYPENNIAIILMTNSSNGESVFKEILEIAIGDSWLPWYWQNYFPYNHEKSQ
- a CDS encoding methyl-accepting chemotaxis protein yields the protein MNLRLRIAIFIGGILLITTLVISSIAIYSIQTKSDADIESFRQEEVSKAESRLQNVVDLAYGIIERAHANSITNPEAIDEALDVLSTIRFDGKEGYFWITDTQLPYPTMIMHAAKPQNKGKVMSDEKYNVVEGKEGKNLYQERVEQSLANSDAFVDYYMVKPDEDKVYSKLSYSKLFKPMNWVISSGIYTDSIDEAVILKRKQLDDQLSSIGLKIVMISLGLLILGLYIGWHFSNRVVSVLDTVKERLNSLSIGRVVKPIEEKREDELGEMIFALNHLIDSTSRYIGFAKEIQKGNLAGVYDHFDEENVLGTSLVHMRTNLLTVLEETQKVLYEAGDLGKLDSRINTSRKEGIWKELGESINYLLDSISKPILNINSMVNKLADGDLTVRYAEESKGDVRLLTGDLNKAIHQLNELLTGIKSTTDVVEESANEMLVSGEEMSRSTSEIASATGEMSSGTQTQVSKVDEASQLIERILNSSDNMKERAISINDAAALGFDNSVKGKKMLEEIVGSIDTIFQCSNKTNDSIEILKGRSSEISQVLNVITEIASQTNLLALNAAIEAAQAGDAGRGFAVVAEEIRKLAEDSRKSAIKIEQLVSDVQNDTEEAAKTIDQMSTSVKSGADISKEASGLFKDITDSTQKTLQLSEEIASVTKGQLEDIHNVVGITENIVVVAEETAAGTEEVASSAVELASGMDNYQEKSKQLTSIAAKLKENLEKFKLS
- a CDS encoding alginate export family protein, which gives rise to MFQVFVFTANSQDKFNLSLEFRPRSEYRDGYRTLSEPDEKGVFLTTQRTRLNASYIDKNKIESFISFQDIRTWGQFDLNTTSSTINLYQAWVKFSIVDKLSLKIGRQEFEYDDLKILSNSTWRLQARSHDAALLEWQSSDSTFKVHLAGGVNNEEQVLFQDVYDVGNYYKNMGMIWLNKKLATTEISVLFLDLGQQLADTSINHFRTIGLYGVQEIGNMKLTGSFYLQRGRNQGDQKVTSSMAALQLKIPVNAKISVTPGFDLLSGTSAENLQDPTYNETNTFIPLYARRHRYFGIQDMFYAGGFNVPGGLADYFAKFSYKVSNKWNTAVHVHSFSTQESLFDVENNVITDNKHLGYEIDTFINYQPYKSLKLGFGYSHFLATESMRILKQRGDENEIAHFAYLQLSYSPTLFSK
- a CDS encoding alpha/beta hydrolase, translated to MKIFTIHKKYTFLSILLLITTNILCQVPKKSESISINGKSLYYEVYGQGSPLVFLHGYSLSSTSWKPYVSDFEKEYEVYLIDLTGHGNSDPFKEDLSIQSVANDLNSLIQYLELQKIKAIGFSFGGDVLYQLALNNANLIESMITIGAVGTWDINNFSQYQEQFTFENRDNFPWLKTSHKSDTHIKGIMDQFKNYTIFLSDEELRNIQSEVLIMMGDDDEGMDFDEVARVKKHLPKSDFWILPNVSHGAHEGENKGEFVLKAKSFLSKNTPAGKE